Proteins from one Dromiciops gliroides isolate mDroGli1 chromosome 6, mDroGli1.pri, whole genome shotgun sequence genomic window:
- the TMEM151A gene encoding transmembrane protein 151A — MPQEESEGGVDGSGGDGGDVPTLIPDGEPLREEQRPLKQSLGGSLCRESHWKCLLLTLLIHSCGAVVAWCWLATVPRLAIGTGLSHGNPATYQASPCSDGYLYIPLAFVSLLYLLYLAECWHCHMRASRAPRTDVVTVLALIRRLQQAPPCVWWKATSYHYVRRTRQITRYRNGDAYTTTQVYHERADSRTARGEFDYSAHGVRDVSKELVGLSDHPATRLRFTKCFSFGSAEAEAAYLTQRARFFGANEGLDDYLEAREGMHLKDVDFRESLMVFADPRSPPWYARAWVFWLVSVATLSWPLRVVAAYGTAHVHYQVEKLFGASSPPPGHAPGGPSLSRVATVDFTELEWHICSNRQLVPSYSEAMLMGPGPTAYLRGCQRCRRSVSSNSLPPSRASGPRLPFSRSRLSLGGGSRATTGVFRSLSGGPLGRRGEDTEPLESPPCYQDALYFPVLIVHGDGGCRGDGQGAI; from the exons ATGCCCCAAGAAGAGTCAGAAGGCGGCGTAGACGGCAGCGGTGGCGATGGAGGGGACGTGCCCACGCTCATTCCAGACGGGGAGCCACTGAGGGAAGAG CAGCGGCCCCTGAAGCAGTCTTTGGGAGGCTCCCTTTGTCGGGAGTCTCACTGGAAGTGCCTCCTGCTAACCCTCCTCATCCATTCATGTGGGGCTGTGGTGGCCTGGTGCTGGCTGGCCACTGTGCCCCGTCTGGCCATAGGCACTGGCCTTTCGCATGGGAACCCAGCCACCTACCAGGCCAGTCCCTGCTCAGATGGCTATCTGTACATCCCACTGGCCTTCGTCTCTCTCCTCTACCTCCTCTACCTGGCTGAGTGCTGGCACTGCCACATGAGAGCCTCCAGGGCACCACGCACAGATGTGGTCACGGTGCTGGCGCTGATCCGCCGCCTCCAGCAGGCCCCGCCCTGCGTCTGGTGGAAGGCCACCAGCTACCATTACGTTCGGCGAACCAGACAGATAACTCGCTACCGCAATGGGGACGCCTATACCACCACCCAGGTCTATCACGAGCGGGCCGATAGCCGGACAGCACGGGGCGAATTCGACTACTCTGCCCACGGGGTCCGAGATGTGTCCAAGGAGCTGGTGGGACTGTCAGACCACCCTGCTACCCGCCTGCGCTTCACCAAGTGCTTCAGCTTTGGAAGCGCAGAAGCCGAGGCAGCATACCTCACCCAGAGGGCCCGGTTCTTTGGCGCCAACGAGGGCCTAGACGACTACCTGGAGGCTCGGGAGGGGATGCATTTGAAGGATGTGGACTTCCGAGAGTCGCTGATGGTGTTTGCGGATCCCCGCAGCCCACCCTGGTATGCCCGGGCCTGGGTGTTCTGGCTGGTATCTGTGGCCACGCTGTCGTGGCCACTCCGTGTGGTGGCCGCCTACGGCACAGCCCACGTCCACTACCAGGTGGAGAAGCTATTTGGGGCCAGCTCGCCCCCACCTGGCCACGCCCCTGGAGGCCCTTCGCTTTCCCGAGTAGCCACCGTGGACTTCACTGAACTGGAGTGGCACATTTGCTCCAATCGGCAGCTGGTGCCTAGCTACTCAGAGGCCATGTTGATGGGCCCTGGCCCCACAGCCTACCTCAGAGGCTGCCAGCGCTGCCGCCGCTCCGTCAGCAGCAACTCGCTGCCCCCATCCCGAGCCAGTGGGCCCCGCCTGCCCTTCAGCAGAAGCCGCCTCTCCCTGGGAGGCGGGAGTCGGGCCACCACAGGGGTCTTCCGAAGCCTGAGTGGGGGGCCGCTGGGTCGTCGGGGAGAAGACACGGAGCCCTTGGAAAGCCCCCCCTGCTACCAGGACGCTCTTTACTTCCCTGTTCTCATTGTTCATGGAGATGGAGGCTGCCGGGGGGATGGGCAAGGTGCAATCTGA